In Streptomyces sp. NBC_01381, the sequence GGACGGCGGCCCTGTCGCCCGCAAGCGCCGCCGGAATCCGCGCCCCGAAGCGCAGGGCGTGCTTGATGGCGTGAAAGCCGTCGAGCAGCACGGACGTGTCGGCGAGGCCCCGCCAGGCGCGCACCGCATCGCCCGATCCGGCCACGTCATCCGCGTACGTCCCTGTCATGAAGGGAAGCCTACGCGCGCGTGCTCAGCGGCTTCCGGGGCCGCTTCCGCATCCGCCACGCGCTGCGCCGGCACCGTGCCGCCCCGGGAAAAGACGGCTCCACGCGCGCGTGCCGCCCATCCGCCCACGCGCCGCAGGAACGACGTCGGCAGGAACACCGCGTCGGCCGCGATCATCGCCAGCGAGAAGAACGGCAGCCCGAGGATGACCGCGATGACCGCGTGCTCGCAGATCATGGCGGCCAGCAGGACGTTCTTGACCCTTCTGTTGAAGAGGGTGAAGGGGAAGGCCACCTGCACGGCGACCGTTCCATAGGTCACCAGCATGATCATGAGGCCGTGCGATGCGAGCAGATCGGAGAGCGCGGGCCAGGGGGAGAAGGAGTCGAGCTGCAGCGGGTAGTAGACGGCCGTGCCGTCCTGCCAGCGGCTTCCCTGGATCTTGTACCAGCCTGCCGTCGCATAGATCAGGCACGCCTCGACCATGATCACGAGCAGTGCGGCGTTGTGCGCGAGCTTGGCGACGACGTCGAGCAGCATCCGCGCCTCGCCGCCGGGCGCGCGCCGTCCGACGGCCCACCACAGGCCCTGGATCAGCCACAGCCCCCAGAAGACAAGGAGCCAGCCGCCGCTGAGCTGCCCCAAGAGCGTCACCACGGAGAGGCCGAGGCCCAGGACCCACCACAGCACGGGCCCGACCCGGTCGACGGGCTCCGCGGGACCGCCCGCCTCCACGGCCCCCGCACGCGCGCGTGCGGCGCGCCGGGCGTCAAGGGACCAGACCTGACCGCAGCGCGTGAGGACCAGGTAGGTCGCCATCAGATGGATGACGTTGTCTCCGCCGTCGCCCATGAAGATGGAGCGGTTCTGCAGCGAGAGCACGCCGATCATGAAGAGCACGGACATCGTGCGGGTGCGCCAGCCGAGCAGGAACAGGGCGCTGCTGATGACGGCGACGGCGTAGACGAGCTCGAACCAGAGGTCGCTGTCGGACCACATCAAGGCCGTGAAGGCCTCGTTGTTGGCGATGAGCTGCTGGGCCATGTCCCAGTTCCACGGACCGTCAGGACCGTACAGCTCCGCTCGATGGGGGAACTCGCGCAACAGGAAGAACAGCCAGGTGGCGGCGAAGCCGATGCGGATCACGGCGGTCTGGTAGGGGCCGAGCGCTGATCCGCTGACGTGGCCGATACCGCGGGCGAGCTGGGAGCCGAAGCGATTGATCGGGCGTCCTCCTGTCGTCGGGCGTCCTCCCGTCATCGGGCGTCCTCCGGGTCCTTGGCCAACGGCATGTCCTCGGAGATCACGGACGACCACGGCAGCAGGCGGAACGCCGGTTTGGTGGCGACCTTCTCGTCGCTCCACTCCGGGGCCGGCACGTTGGTGGTCCTGGAGCGGACCTGGACGCGCTCGATGGCGTCGCCCTTGCCGATGGGCTCGGCACGGTCGACGCGCAGCAGCGCGATGCGGTGGAGGTAGCGCTCGGCGAGCTGACCTCGCAGGCCGCTGGGACGATTCTGCGCGTCGTGCGATCCGACGTAGAAGTCCCAAGCCCTGCGCAGCTCGTTCTGCTGGGTGTGGCTGGGCAGCAGATTGCCGTCGATGGCGGCGCTGTCCTGGGCGGAGAGGTCGTACCAGCGGGTGGTCCGGGTGGTCCCCGCCTCCGTGCGGATCTCGGCGCGGGCCTGCACCGCGATGTTCTGCTGCATCGGGTTGGGCGCGAAGAGCTTCCAGTTCTGCTCGAACTCGGGGTAGATCCAGTCGTCGACGACCTCGCCGTGCTGCTTGGTCATCGTGTTCGCGGGGGCGACATGCAGGAAGAGCATCGCGACGTGGACACAGACCGTGGCCGCGACGATCACCAGCGCGAGGACGGCCGCGATCTGATAGCGCGGCGAGAGGGCGGCGATTCCGGTGGGGGGCGCGGTGAGTCCGCTGGGGGGCGCGGAGGGGACGGCGGGGGCGTCGTCGGTGCCGGCAGGGGCGTCGTCGGTGCCGGAGGGGGCGCCGGTGGGTGGTGGGGTCGACGGCTCGCTCGCACTGTTGTCGTTCGCGTCCATTTGGCCCCGATTCCCGATCCCGCACCGTGATGCGCCCGCTGGTCCGCCCGTCACACGGCTCACTACCGCCCGCTCCGCACCGGAACGGTACTCAGGCCTGCCCGCCAGGCACAGCGTCCGTGAAGTTATCCACAGGGTTGACACCTTATGGCGCTGAGCCGCACCATTGAATTCAACGAACCGAACGATCGGTCGGTAGCTAGCTAGAGGTCGAGGGGGACCGCGATGGCGACAGCAGCCGAGCACCAGACGGCCCGGTCCGAGCCGGGCGTGACCGGGACGGACGCCGCGAGCACAGCGGCGTACGAGTCCGCGTTCGACGCCGCGGTGGCGGCCGACGAGCGGATCGAGCCCCGCGACTGGATGCCGGACGCCTATCGCGCGTCGCTGGTGAGGCAGATAGCGCAGCACGCCCACTCCGAGATCATCGGCATGCAGCCGGAGGCCAACTGGATCACGCGCGCCCCGTCCCTGCGGCGCAAGGCGATCCTGATGGCCAAGGTGCAGGACGAGGCCGGACACGGCCTGTATCTCTACAGCGCGGCGGAAACGCTCGGCACGGGCCGCGACGAGCTGCTCGACAAGCTCCACTCGGGCCGCCAGAAGTACTCGTCGATCTTCAACTACCCGACCCTGACCTGGGCCGACGTGGGCGCGATCGGCTGGCTGGTGGACGGCGCCGCGATCACCAACCAGGTCCCCCTGTGCCGCTGTTCGTACGGCCCCTATGCCCGCGCGATGGTGCGCATCTGCAAGGAGGAGTCGTTCCACCAGCGTCAGGGGTACGAATCACTGCTCGCCCTCAGCCGCGGCACCGAGGCCCAGCACGCAATGGCCCAGGACGCGGTGAACCGCTGGTGGTGGCCGTCCCTGATGATGTTCGGCCCGCCCGACGACGAGTCGTCGCACTCGGAGCAGTCGATGATCTGGAAGATCAAGCGCCACTCGAACGACGAGCTGCGCCAGCGCTTCGTGGACATCTGCGTCCCCCAGGCCGAATCCCTCGGCCTCACCC encodes:
- a CDS encoding HTTM domain-containing protein, giving the protein MTGGRPTTGGRPINRFGSQLARGIGHVSGSALGPYQTAVIRIGFAATWLFFLLREFPHRAELYGPDGPWNWDMAQQLIANNEAFTALMWSDSDLWFELVYAVAVISSALFLLGWRTRTMSVLFMIGVLSLQNRSIFMGDGGDNVIHLMATYLVLTRCGQVWSLDARRAARARAGAVEAGGPAEPVDRVGPVLWWVLGLGLSVVTLLGQLSGGWLLVFWGLWLIQGLWWAVGRRAPGGEARMLLDVVAKLAHNAALLVIMVEACLIYATAGWYKIQGSRWQDGTAVYYPLQLDSFSPWPALSDLLASHGLMIMLVTYGTVAVQVAFPFTLFNRRVKNVLLAAMICEHAVIAVILGLPFFSLAMIAADAVFLPTSFLRRVGGWAARARGAVFSRGGTVPAQRVADAEAAPEAAEHARVGFPS
- a CDS encoding DUF5819 family protein, with amino-acid sequence MDANDNSASEPSTPPPTGAPSGTDDAPAGTDDAPAVPSAPPSGLTAPPTGIAALSPRYQIAAVLALVIVAATVCVHVAMLFLHVAPANTMTKQHGEVVDDWIYPEFEQNWKLFAPNPMQQNIAVQARAEIRTEAGTTRTTRWYDLSAQDSAAIDGNLLPSHTQQNELRRAWDFYVGSHDAQNRPSGLRGQLAERYLHRIALLRVDRAEPIGKGDAIERVQVRSRTTNVPAPEWSDEKVATKPAFRLLPWSSVISEDMPLAKDPEDAR
- the paaA gene encoding 1,2-phenylacetyl-CoA epoxidase subunit PaaA; amino-acid sequence: MATAAEHQTARSEPGVTGTDAASTAAYESAFDAAVAADERIEPRDWMPDAYRASLVRQIAQHAHSEIIGMQPEANWITRAPSLRRKAILMAKVQDEAGHGLYLYSAAETLGTGRDELLDKLHSGRQKYSSIFNYPTLTWADVGAIGWLVDGAAITNQVPLCRCSYGPYARAMVRICKEESFHQRQGYESLLALSRGTEAQHAMAQDAVNRWWWPSLMMFGPPDDESSHSEQSMIWKIKRHSNDELRQRFVDICVPQAESLGLTLPDPDLSWNEERGHHDFGPIDWTEFWAVLKGNGPCNEQRITQRKSAHDEGAWVREAAAAFAAKHGEAKA